A DNA window from Acropora palmata chromosome 12, jaAcrPala1.3, whole genome shotgun sequence contains the following coding sequences:
- the LOC141860468 gene encoding uncharacterized protein LOC141860468, whose amino-acid sequence MVLTRLHCGLTLTELALRNNLCESTVSRIFTTWINLLYFHLKELCQMPDYCDDLGKAEQFSKFPYLKVIVDCTEIFTQRPSSLKANREIYSNYKSHTTFKFLVAINACAAIVYVSRSWGGRTSDKYITAKSVDFIAALEEGDEVMADRGFDISDVLGDLGVKVTIPNFKGQGRSQLKEGESKKSEKIAEARIHVERAIQRI is encoded by the coding sequence ATGGTCCTAACTCGTCTGCATTGTGGACTGACTTTGACAGAGTTAGCCCTCAGAAATAATCTGTGTGAATCAACTGTAAGCAGGATCTTTACAACTTGGATTAATCTTTTGTACTTTCATCTCAAGGAGCTGTGCCAAATGCCAGACTACTGTGATGATCTTGGCAAGGCAGAACAATTCTCAAAGTTTCCTTATCTTAAAGTTATTGTTGACTGTACAGAGATATTTACTCAGAGGCCATCATCACTGAAAGCTAACAGGGAGATCTATTCCAATTATAAGAGCCACACTACATTTAAGTTTTTAGTAGCCATCAATGCATGTGCTGCCATTGTTTATGTTTCTCGGAGCTGGGGTGGGAGGACTTCTGATAAGTAtataacagcaaaaagtgTAGATTTTATTGCAGCATTAGAGGAGGGGGATGAGGTCATGGCAGACAGGGGGTTTGATATTAGTGATGTTTTAGGAGATCTTGGGGTAAAGGTTACCATTCCTAATTTTAAAGGGCAAGGGAGATCACAGTTAAAAGAAGGGGAGAGTAAAAAGTCTGAAAAAATAGCAGAAGCTAGGATTCATGTGGAAAGGGCTATTCAGAGAATATAA